One region of Mucilaginibacter gotjawali genomic DNA includes:
- the mnmD gene encoding tRNA (5-methylaminomethyl-2-thiouridine)(34)-methyltransferase MnmD, translated as MLEIIKTADGSNTIYNAEVGENYHSKHGALQESQHVFVNSGLKYFLSPTGGDLEGACISILEVGFGTGLNFLLSAELCAEKGIELNYTGIEAYPLSAQMISQTGYSQYLKPETWNSFIEKYPDSLKAGISIGTQCKLQIAHCKLHDFASAKHYDIIYFDAFAAAYQPEMWDEAAIAHTIGFLKPGGVFVTYAITGNLKRALKSLGCKVEKAPGAPGKREMLRAIKIL; from the coding sequence ATGCTCGAAATAATAAAAACAGCGGACGGCTCGAACACCATTTATAATGCCGAAGTTGGTGAGAATTACCATTCAAAACACGGCGCCCTGCAGGAAAGCCAGCATGTGTTTGTAAATTCGGGACTGAAGTATTTTCTCTCCCCTACCGGGGGAGATTTAGAGGGGGCTTGTATCTCTATCCTGGAAGTCGGTTTCGGCACCGGCCTGAACTTTTTACTAAGCGCCGAACTTTGCGCCGAAAAAGGCATCGAACTAAATTATACCGGCATTGAGGCTTATCCCTTAAGCGCTCAAATGATCAGTCAAACCGGGTATTCGCAATATTTAAAGCCGGAAACATGGAACAGTTTTATTGAAAAATACCCCGATAGCTTAAAGGCTGGGATAAGCATAGGTACACAGTGTAAATTGCAAATAGCCCACTGCAAACTACACGATTTTGCATCTGCAAAACATTACGACATTATTTATTTTGACGCCTTTGCCGCCGCGTACCAGCCCGAAATGTGGGACGAGGCAGCGATTGCCCATACGATAGGATTTTTAAAACCAGGCGGAGTGTTTGTTACCTATGCTATTACAGGAAATTTAAAGCGGGCCCTAAAATCCCTGGGATGTAAAGTAGAGAAAGCGCCCGGAGCGCCCGGAAAACGGGAAATGCTGAGGGCCATAAAAATCTTATAG
- a CDS encoding single-stranded DNA-binding protein: MNSLRNSVRLVGNLGMDPEVKSFDNNKKLARLSLATSESYKNDKGEKVTETQWHNLTLWGNLAKFAEDDLKKGDTIAIEGRLKNSNYVDKDGNKRYFCEVVVNEFIKVGGRG, from the coding sequence ATGAACTCATTAAGAAACAGCGTACGCCTGGTAGGTAACCTGGGTATGGACCCCGAAGTAAAAAGTTTTGACAACAACAAAAAACTGGCCCGTTTATCGTTAGCAACCAGCGAGAGCTACAAAAACGATAAGGGCGAGAAGGTAACAGAAACCCAATGGCATAATTTAACGTTATGGGGTAACCTGGCCAAATTTGCCGAGGACGACCTGAAAAAGGGCGATACTATAGCAATAGAAGGCCGTTTAAAAAACAGTAACTATGTGGATAAAGACGGTAACAAACGCTATTTCTGCGAAGTGGTAGTTAACGAATTTATTAAAGTTGGGGGTAGGGGTTAG
- a CDS encoding PAS domain S-box protein, which yields MDARLSFLFDKSNDFFCVFDKNGIIKHTNSALRKTLGYSEAELYNVKINTLSHPADVRRREELATLLLRKKEISGHETRIKGIDGRYYNIKWSLFFNSHDDLIYASGTNLTNKLNGPNQNNLTDNIQHILQSFSEGFFIINNKWQITAYNPAFLAITGLNNKQLKNISLKKLHSLGITDEVITKFEAAFSGNTTDQAQYFNKYFKRWLRINIYPFKHEVMVFIRDINAVKIQQLILALEKNILELNASSSQSLQQTINELLKGIEEIFPDMICSVLEVDEAQERVYHLAAPRLAVEYCNSINGTAIGPKVGSCGTSVYHRSQVIVSDIEKDPLWDDYRDIARPYGLKACWSTPVISSQGAHVLATFAVYYTTAREPKGDELNMIERTVNILRVLMENKRNQDNIKDQNKRLQEIASISSHEIRRPVATILGLVNLFDKKNMDTPMNREIIGHIDLTAQELDSVIHTIVEKTIHLKDEL from the coding sequence ATGGATGCCAGACTCTCCTTTCTATTTGATAAATCAAACGATTTTTTTTGTGTATTCGACAAAAACGGCATCATAAAACATACAAATTCAGCACTCCGGAAAACCCTGGGCTATTCAGAAGCCGAACTCTACAATGTTAAGATTAATACCCTTTCGCATCCGGCCGATGTGCGCAGGAGAGAAGAGCTCGCCACGCTATTGTTGCGTAAAAAGGAAATATCGGGACATGAAACACGCATTAAAGGGATAGACGGCCGTTATTACAATATCAAGTGGTCGCTGTTTTTTAACAGCCACGATGACCTGATCTATGCGTCCGGAACAAACTTAACCAATAAATTAAACGGTCCCAACCAAAATAACCTTACGGATAACATCCAGCATATCTTACAAAGCTTTAGCGAAGGTTTTTTTATTATCAATAACAAATGGCAAATAACAGCTTACAACCCTGCCTTCCTGGCTATTACCGGTTTAAACAACAAACAGCTTAAAAACATCAGCTTAAAAAAATTGCATAGCCTTGGAATAACGGATGAAGTAATTACCAAGTTTGAAGCTGCTTTTAGCGGTAACACTACCGACCAGGCACAATATTTCAACAAGTATTTTAAAAGATGGCTTAGAATAAATATTTACCCGTTTAAACACGAGGTAATGGTTTTTATCAGGGATATTAACGCCGTTAAGATTCAGCAACTCATACTCGCCCTTGAAAAAAACATCCTCGAGTTAAATGCCTCATCTTCGCAGTCATTGCAGCAAACCATCAACGAACTGTTAAAGGGCATTGAAGAAATATTTCCGGATATGATCTGCTCGGTGCTTGAAGTTGATGAGGCGCAGGAAAGAGTTTACCACCTTGCCGCACCGAGGTTAGCCGTTGAATATTGCAATTCAATAAACGGAACGGCAATTGGCCCAAAAGTGGGCTCGTGTGGTACTTCCGTTTATCACCGCAGCCAGGTTATTGTAAGTGATATTGAAAAAGACCCTTTATGGGATGATTACAGAGACATAGCCCGCCCGTACGGGCTTAAAGCATGTTGGTCTACACCGGTGATCAGTTCGCAGGGGGCGCATGTATTGGCCACATTCGCGGTTTATTATACAACGGCACGGGAACCTAAAGGCGATGAGTTAAATATGATTGAACGTACAGTAAATATACTGCGTGTTTTAATGGAAAATAAACGGAACCAGGATAATATAAAGGACCAGAATAAAAGATTGCAGGAAATAGCATCAATAAGTTCTCACGAAATCAGGCGCCCGGTGGCCACTATTTTAGGGCTGGTAAACCTGTTTGATAAAAAAAATATGGACACCCCGATGAATAGGGAAATTATCGGCCATATTGATTTAACAGCCCAGGAATTAGACAGCGTAATCCATACGATTGTTGAAAAAACTATTCACTTGAAGGATGAGTTGTAG
- the mazG gene encoding nucleoside triphosphate pyrophosphohydrolase, whose product MPLIPPSTAATPETAFSRLLTIMDDLRLNCPWDKKQTLESLRHLTIEETYELSDAILSADMPEIKKELGDIMLHLVFYARIASETDDFNITDVLNSICDKLVNRHPHIYGDVEVKDETDVKRNWEQIKLKEGNRSVLAGVPASLPALVKASRIQEKARGVGFDWEEKSQVWAKVEEEMQEFRNEFNAEDNTAIDLEKAEGEFGDLLFSLINYARFININPEDALEKTNRKFIKRFQYLESKAKESGKQLHDMSLAEMDIFWEEAKRN is encoded by the coding sequence ATGCCATTAATACCTCCTTCCACCGCCGCTACTCCCGAAACTGCCTTTAGCCGGCTGTTAACTATCATGGATGATTTGCGCCTCAACTGCCCATGGGATAAAAAGCAAACACTTGAAAGCCTTCGCCATCTGACTATTGAAGAAACATACGAACTATCGGATGCGATATTAAGCGCGGATATGCCCGAAATTAAAAAGGAACTTGGTGATATTATGCTGCACCTGGTTTTTTATGCCCGTATTGCATCGGAAACCGATGATTTTAATATAACCGATGTGTTAAACAGCATTTGCGATAAGCTGGTAAACCGGCACCCGCATATTTATGGAGATGTAGAGGTAAAGGATGAAACCGACGTAAAACGCAACTGGGAGCAGATCAAACTAAAAGAGGGAAACCGTTCGGTATTGGCAGGCGTACCGGCATCTCTGCCTGCTTTGGTAAAAGCTTCGCGCATACAGGAGAAGGCGCGGGGTGTTGGCTTCGACTGGGAAGAGAAAAGCCAGGTATGGGCAAAAGTGGAAGAAGAAATGCAGGAATTCAGAAATGAATTTAATGCCGAGGATAATACCGCCATTGACCTGGAAAAAGCGGAAGGCGAATTTGGCGACCTGCTGTTTTCGCTCATCAATTACGCGCGTTTTATAAATATTAACCCCGAAGATGCTTTGGAAAAAACAAATCGTAAATTTATAAAGCGGTTCCAGTATCTTGAAAGCAAGGCAAAAGAAAGCGGCAAACAGCTGCATGATATGAGCCTTGCCGAAATGGATATTTTTTGGGAAGAGGCAAAAAGAAATTAA
- a CDS encoding IS4 family transposase yields MTAAFDAGKLSALARQSGFLQRKSKLKPEEFVDTLMFSGFNHNQLSLQECCNDLAQQHGKSLSKVALHKRFNSRSQDFLKSVLAAQIASKLNLDQANCWQSFGRVLIADSSKFSLPEQYMEDYPGFGGCRGGSALMNIQYAFDLKHGDWENLEFTKATQNDQSHSKKTLQHICKGDLLIRDQGYITQQYLSKVVQEHAFFLNRMPPKWKPVEINTNKVIDWAALYLQMERGKDSHFETMVTIGAGKDAFCCRLIAIVIPEQIWTERIRKAQKQAKSYGFALSDDYKERCRFSVFITNVGAEKLKAIDVVQLYRLRWQIELVFKTWKSLLGIHQVKAVKKERLECQLIARFIWILINWKIFQCIDSFIKSNSPGYACSIWKFFKQARQYSYALRKVLAGNMNLSDWCELFVYPIIKNLLVEHKKGKKPAYAIVHDIFNP; encoded by the coding sequence ATCACCGCTGCCTTTGACGCGGGTAAACTTTCTGCATTGGCACGGCAAAGTGGTTTTTTGCAGCGTAAGTCCAAGCTTAAACCAGAGGAATTTGTTGATACACTGATGTTCAGCGGGTTTAATCACAACCAACTCAGTTTACAGGAATGCTGCAATGATCTGGCACAACAGCATGGGAAATCTTTGAGCAAAGTTGCCTTGCATAAGCGGTTCAATTCAAGAAGCCAAGATTTCCTGAAGTCGGTTTTGGCAGCGCAGATAGCTTCAAAATTAAACCTTGACCAGGCAAACTGTTGGCAGTCGTTTGGCCGGGTATTAATCGCTGATTCGAGCAAGTTCTCCCTGCCCGAACAATATATGGAGGATTATCCGGGCTTTGGAGGTTGTCGTGGTGGATCAGCCCTGATGAATATACAGTATGCTTTTGACCTTAAGCACGGCGACTGGGAGAACCTGGAGTTCACAAAAGCTACCCAAAATGACCAGAGCCATTCAAAAAAGACATTACAGCATATCTGCAAGGGCGACCTGCTGATCCGGGATCAAGGCTATATTACGCAGCAGTATCTGTCGAAGGTGGTCCAGGAACATGCTTTTTTTCTCAACAGAATGCCTCCCAAATGGAAGCCGGTAGAGATCAATACTAATAAGGTAATTGATTGGGCAGCGCTCTATCTGCAAATGGAACGTGGTAAGGATAGTCATTTTGAAACTATGGTTACCATTGGAGCTGGTAAGGATGCCTTTTGCTGTCGGCTGATCGCTATTGTCATACCTGAACAGATATGGACTGAACGGATACGCAAGGCACAGAAACAAGCTAAAAGCTACGGTTTTGCCCTTTCCGATGACTACAAGGAACGCTGTCGGTTCAGTGTATTCATTACCAACGTGGGCGCAGAAAAACTCAAGGCTATAGATGTTGTCCAATTATACCGCCTGCGATGGCAGATCGAACTGGTGTTCAAAACATGGAAGTCGCTCCTGGGCATCCATCAGGTTAAGGCCGTTAAAAAGGAAAGGCTCGAATGTCAATTGATTGCCAGATTCATTTGGATATTAATCAACTGGAAGATATTTCAGTGCATCGACAGTTTTATCAAAAGCAATTCCCCAGGCTATGCATGTTCCATCTGGAAGTTCTTTAAACAAGCCAGGCAATACAGCTATGCTCTACGAAAAGTACTGGCAGGCAATATGAATTTAAGCGACTGGTGTGAATTGTTCGTTTACCCCATTATAAAAAACCTGCTTGTCGAACACAAAAAAGGAAAAAAACCTGCTTATGCTATCGTTCATGACATCTTTAATCCTTAG
- a CDS encoding aromatic amino acid hydroxylase, producing the protein MSHFNNFNNPQVAALPGHLKQFIVDQHYEHYTPVDHAVWRYVMRQNYSYLKDVAYYPYIPGLLKAGLTIEKIPSLQEMNDALGKIGWGAVTVDGFIPPAAFMEYQAYRVLVIAADIRQLKHIEYTPAPDIIHESAGHAPIIADKDYHEYLSYFGSIGAKAMFSAQDFELYEAIRALSILKEMPDADEAEIKKAEALLAHRQESMGEPSEMSLLSRLHWWTVEYGLIGTLENPKIYGAGLLSSIGESVSCMKADIKKLPYTIDAVNYTYDITKTQPQLFVTPTFQNLIDVLETFADTMAFRRGGAYGLQKAIESKNTCTAVYSSGLQLAGTFKSFENDENGDPIYVRTTGPSALAINNKQINGHGKDHHKSGYSSPVGRLKGHAEPLENLGHGELCHLGIENGKETTLTFESGITVSGLVNNILTDNEKTQLITFTGCTVKDKKGKILFDPSWGVYDMAVGEKIVSVFCGAADKDAFEDITYKSTSGTYHPAYDVRTLELHKLYQQVRDRRHNGGEYGFLGNVWLRLQKNHHDDWLCALEILEILEHEEVEPELANEIRSFLEQKAAAEPEYKKLINDGFYLIKHPVEQKLVV; encoded by the coding sequence ATGAGCCATTTTAATAATTTTAATAATCCGCAGGTAGCTGCGTTGCCCGGCCATTTAAAGCAATTTATAGTCGATCAGCATTATGAACACTATACACCGGTTGACCATGCTGTGTGGCGCTATGTAATGCGTCAAAACTATAGTTACCTTAAGGATGTCGCCTACTATCCTTACATTCCCGGCTTGTTAAAAGCCGGCTTAACTATCGAAAAGATCCCGAGCCTGCAGGAAATGAACGACGCGCTGGGTAAAATTGGCTGGGGTGCAGTTACTGTTGACGGCTTTATCCCGCCGGCAGCTTTTATGGAATACCAGGCTTACCGGGTTTTAGTAATTGCCGCCGATATCCGCCAGTTAAAGCATATTGAATACACACCCGCACCTGATATTATCCATGAGTCAGCGGGCCATGCCCCTATTATCGCAGATAAAGATTATCACGAATACCTGAGTTATTTCGGTTCAATTGGCGCAAAAGCCATGTTTTCGGCCCAGGACTTTGAATTGTACGAGGCCATCAGAGCCCTATCTATTTTAAAAGAAATGCCTGATGCGGATGAAGCCGAAATAAAAAAGGCAGAAGCGCTTTTGGCCCACAGGCAGGAAAGCATGGGCGAGCCTTCCGAAATGTCACTTTTAAGCCGTTTACACTGGTGGACGGTTGAATACGGGTTGATCGGTACGCTGGAAAATCCAAAAATATATGGTGCCGGCTTGTTATCGTCAATAGGTGAGAGTGTAAGTTGCATGAAAGCCGATATCAAAAAATTACCGTATACCATTGATGCGGTAAATTACACTTACGATATCACCAAAACCCAGCCCCAACTATTTGTAACCCCAACTTTCCAAAACCTGATTGATGTACTGGAAACATTTGCAGATACCATGGCCTTCAGGCGTGGCGGCGCTTATGGGCTGCAAAAAGCGATTGAAAGTAAAAACACCTGCACTGCGGTTTACAGTTCGGGACTGCAACTGGCAGGTACTTTTAAAAGTTTTGAAAATGATGAAAATGGTGATCCGATTTATGTACGGACAACCGGGCCGTCGGCTTTAGCGATAAACAACAAACAGATAAACGGCCATGGGAAAGACCACCATAAAAGCGGCTATAGTTCGCCCGTTGGAAGGCTAAAAGGCCACGCTGAGCCGCTTGAGAACCTGGGCCATGGTGAGCTTTGTCATCTTGGAATTGAAAATGGGAAAGAAACCACATTAACTTTTGAGAGTGGTATAACCGTTAGCGGCCTGGTAAATAACATCCTTACGGACAATGAAAAAACGCAACTGATTACCTTTACCGGTTGCACGGTAAAAGATAAAAAAGGTAAAATACTTTTCGACCCATCATGGGGTGTTTATGATATGGCAGTGGGCGAAAAGATCGTTTCGGTTTTTTGCGGTGCCGCAGATAAGGATGCATTTGAAGATATTACTTATAAATCAACTTCGGGCACTTACCACCCGGCTTACGATGTCCGTACATTAGAGCTGCACAAACTCTACCAGCAGGTGCGGGATCGCAGGCACAATGGCGGCGAATATGGCTTTTTAGGGAATGTTTGGCTGCGTCTGCAAAAAAACCATCATGACGACTGGCTTTGCGCTTTAGAAATACTGGAGATATTGGAGCATGAAGAAGTTGAACCTGAATTGGCAAACGAGATCAGGAGTTTTTTGGAGCAAAAAGCTGCTGCTGAGCCTGAATATAAAAAACTGATCAATGATGGATTTTATCTGATAAAACACCCTGTTGAGCAAAAATTGGTAGTTTAG
- a CDS encoding DUF1003 domain-containing protein, with product MEHGENWHTTHKKSFSFGQKLADSVANGMGSWRFIIIQTLIVACWMMLNVIAFIQHWDPYPYILLNLLFSTQAAYAAPIIMMAQNRQNERDRAHAEADFKTNVEAKKEIEELMERLNSIEIDKLDKILAILQKMDCK from the coding sequence ATGGAACACGGCGAAAACTGGCATACAACACACAAAAAATCATTTTCATTTGGACAAAAGCTGGCTGATTCGGTAGCCAATGGAATGGGTTCATGGCGGTTTATTATTATTCAAACGCTTATCGTTGCCTGTTGGATGATGCTGAATGTTATTGCATTTATACAACATTGGGACCCCTACCCGTATATTTTGCTGAACCTTTTATTCTCAACCCAGGCAGCTTATGCGGCGCCGATCATTATGATGGCCCAAAACCGCCAGAATGAACGCGACCGCGCTCATGCCGAAGCTGACTTTAAAACCAACGTGGAAGCAAAAAAGGAAATTGAAGAATTAATGGAAAGGCTTAATTCCATTGAAATTGATAAACTGGATAAGATCCTGGCTATCCTGCAAAAAATGGACTGCAAGTAG
- a CDS encoding rhodanese-like domain-containing protein — MIIQQFYDKGLAHASYAVIRTGKMVVIDPARDPKPYYDFAAQHDADIIGVIETHPHADFISSHLEIHQTTGAIIYASKLTGAEYPHESFDDGDFIKLNDIKLKAINTPGHSPDSICVLAEDEDGKEQALFTGDTLFVGDVGRPDLRENVGNITAKKEELARQMYHSTRDKLMKLPHNVKVYPAHGPGSLCGKNMSPDLESTIGRELRENYALQLMAEADFVKTLIADQPFIPKYFGSDVELNKKGAPAFSASVAHITRLTGNVTLEKNAVVIDTRPNAEFKKGHEKGAINLQNGGKFETWLGSIVGPKERYYLVADTAGALEEVIVKAAKIGYERNLVAGILAPRYPELPEREFDLPRFATHPEKYTIVDVRNPNETEGGLIFEGALLIPLPELRERINEIPEDKPIVVHCAAGYRSAAAASIIAAKIAAVPVLDLSEAVLVIGGKHVGH, encoded by the coding sequence ATGATCATACAACAATTTTACGACAAGGGTTTAGCACACGCTTCTTACGCAGTAATAAGAACGGGAAAAATGGTCGTGATCGATCCGGCCCGCGACCCAAAACCTTACTATGATTTTGCGGCACAGCACGATGCTGATATTATTGGCGTAATTGAAACACACCCTCACGCTGACTTTATAAGCTCGCACCTGGAGATCCATCAGACTACCGGTGCTATCATCTATGCAAGCAAATTAACAGGCGCTGAATACCCCCATGAAAGTTTTGATGACGGAGATTTTATTAAATTAAATGACATTAAACTTAAAGCCATCAATACCCCCGGGCATTCGCCTGACTCGATATGTGTTTTGGCAGAAGATGAAGATGGTAAAGAACAGGCATTATTTACCGGGGATACTTTGTTTGTAGGGGATGTTGGCCGTCCGGATCTGCGCGAAAACGTGGGGAATATAACTGCTAAAAAAGAGGAGCTAGCCAGGCAGATGTATCACTCAACCCGGGATAAATTAATGAAACTGCCGCATAACGTGAAGGTGTATCCCGCCCATGGCCCCGGCTCGCTCTGCGGAAAAAACATGAGCCCGGATCTGGAAAGCACTATAGGCCGCGAATTGCGCGAGAATTATGCATTGCAGTTGATGGCGGAAGCTGATTTTGTAAAAACACTCATAGCCGACCAACCATTTATTCCGAAGTATTTTGGCAGTGATGTTGAGTTGAATAAAAAAGGAGCGCCTGCTTTTTCAGCCAGCGTTGCGCACATTACGCGCTTAACCGGCAATGTGACGCTTGAAAAAAATGCGGTAGTTATTGACACCCGCCCGAATGCTGAATTTAAAAAAGGGCATGAAAAAGGTGCAATCAATTTACAGAACGGCGGGAAATTTGAAACATGGCTGGGGTCCATTGTAGGCCCGAAGGAGCGCTATTACCTGGTTGCTGATACCGCCGGAGCTTTAGAAGAAGTTATTGTAAAAGCCGCGAAGATTGGCTATGAAAGAAACCTGGTTGCTGGTATTTTGGCCCCCCGGTACCCTGAACTGCCGGAACGGGAATTTGATCTTCCCCGTTTTGCCACCCATCCGGAAAAATATACTATTGTAGACGTACGCAACCCAAATGAAACTGAGGGCGGCTTGATATTTGAAGGTGCACTTTTGATTCCTTTACCTGAATTGCGGGAGCGGATAAACGAGATACCGGAAGATAAACCCATCGTGGTGCACTGCGCTGCCGGATACCGGTCGGCGGCAGCGGCCAGTATTATTGCTGCAAAAATAGCAGCAGTACCTGTTTTGGACCTGAGCGAAGCTGTGCTGGTGATCGGCGGCAAACATGTCGGGCATTGA
- a CDS encoding ankyrin repeat domain-containing protein: MPDQTKLLYAIEVHSVEGIRQYFAEGGSPNDLLPDGMPVFTMMIEMYTRTPRFKDCVKAFINAGLLFEDKALLAVLIDDAEQLEEILKSDQSIITKTYFQYKNTYTPLTGGTLLHFCAEYNCIACAVVLVKYGADVNAKAAYDEYGFGGHTPIFHTVNQNSNNSIDLLHFLLEQGADLSIMVKGLIWGRGYGWETFIPAVNPISYAMMGLLPMMHRRQQTVAEVVSLLIKHAYGIDYKPSNVPNAYLKGSG, translated from the coding sequence ATGCCCGATCAAACCAAACTCCTTTACGCCATCGAAGTACATTCCGTTGAAGGGATCCGGCAATACTTTGCCGAAGGCGGCAGCCCGAACGATTTGTTGCCTGACGGCATGCCGGTGTTCACGATGATGATAGAAATGTACACCCGCACACCCAGGTTTAAGGATTGTGTTAAGGCTTTTATAAATGCCGGTTTGTTGTTTGAAGATAAGGCCCTGCTGGCAGTTTTAATTGATGATGCCGAACAATTAGAAGAAATTCTTAAAAGTGACCAGTCAATCATAACCAAAACATATTTTCAATACAAAAATACATACACTCCGTTAACCGGGGGAACGCTGCTCCATTTTTGTGCTGAGTATAATTGCATTGCCTGTGCTGTTGTACTGGTTAAATATGGTGCCGACGTAAACGCAAAAGCCGCTTATGACGAATACGGTTTCGGCGGGCACACGCCCATTTTTCATACAGTAAACCAAAATAGCAATAATTCTATTGATCTACTGCATTTCCTGCTTGAACAGGGGGCTGATCTAAGTATAATGGTTAAAGGCTTGATATGGGGCCGGGGCTACGGGTGGGAAACTTTTATCCCTGCTGTAAACCCCATAAGTTACGCCATGATGGGCCTGTTGCCGATGATGCACCGCAGGCAGCAAACGGTAGCAGAAGTTGTATCGCTGCTCATTAAACACGCCTATGGCATTGATTACAAACCTTCAAATGTGCCAAATGCTTATTTGAAGGGTTCGGGTTGA
- a CDS encoding SDR family NAD(P)-dependent oxidoreductase: MNIIITGASSGVGFEAALELILSGKHKVIALARSQEKLERLLEIAHGLNPDAEIYALAFDIVHDDYADLKSFIKSNFDNHVDILINNAGVLINKPFKALEEMDFIEMLQSNFIGHVRIIQALVDLMPEGSHIVNIGSMGGFQGSAKFAGLSAYSASKAALHTLTECLAVELAGQQIKVNCLAIGSAQTEMLEKAFPGYESPVMAFEMGKYIADFAITGHRFYNGKVLPVAASTP, from the coding sequence ATGAATATCATTATTACAGGAGCCAGTAGCGGCGTTGGCTTTGAAGCCGCGCTGGAATTAATACTATCAGGGAAACATAAGGTAATCGCCCTGGCCCGCTCGCAGGAAAAGCTGGAGCGTTTGCTTGAAATTGCACATGGGCTAAATCCCGACGCCGAGATCTACGCGCTTGCTTTTGATATTGTGCATGACGATTACGCTGACCTGAAAAGTTTTATCAAAAGCAATTTTGATAACCACGTGGACATCCTCATTAATAATGCCGGCGTATTAATCAATAAGCCATTTAAGGCGTTGGAAGAAATGGACTTTATTGAAATGCTGCAAAGTAATTTTATAGGCCATGTCCGTATCATACAAGCATTGGTTGACCTTATGCCCGAAGGATCTCATATTGTAAATATTGGCAGCATGGGTGGCTTCCAGGGAAGCGCAAAATTTGCAGGCCTTTCAGCTTACTCGGCAAGTAAAGCTGCATTACATACACTAACAGAGTGCTTAGCGGTGGAATTGGCCGGCCAACAGATAAAAGTGAATTGCCTTGCTATCGGTTCGGCGCAAACAGAAATGCTCGAAAAAGCGTTCCCTGGATATGAATCGCCGGTTATGGCATTTGAGATGGGTAAATACATTGCAGATTTCGCTATCACAGGGCACCGTTTTTACAACGGAAAGGTATTGCCGGTAGCTGCAAGCACCCCCTAA
- a CDS encoding lysylphosphatidylglycerol synthase transmembrane domain-containing protein, which yields MTKIEDAIVHEVEDDVKPKTWKQRLWNVTKLVLKLVITSALLYYVFSKVHFSDVKSRLVHANYWWMAAGVCFYFASMIASSWRLLSFFKSINLRLDPRFNFRLYLLGIFYNFLLPGGIGGDGYKIYLLNKTYKLPAKKVFTAILFDRLSGLWAIGLIIVCLKVFIPQIPIHIAIPAGIFFAGTIIYYFVVKKFFKEFAKHFFKGHAKAVLVQTFQVLTIIMVLLGQDFSGKFAPYLLAFLVSAIAAVVPVTIGGAGARELVFQKSADFFHIDAGLGIYISISFYLISLLVALTGIYYLLRPERLQEGLPTAEEIKE from the coding sequence ATGACAAAAATTGAAGACGCTATAGTACACGAAGTTGAGGACGATGTTAAACCCAAAACCTGGAAACAGCGGCTGTGGAACGTCACCAAGTTGGTGTTAAAATTAGTCATTACCTCTGCGTTGCTCTATTATGTATTTAGCAAAGTACATTTCAGCGACGTAAAATCACGGCTGGTACATGCCAACTACTGGTGGATGGCGGCTGGGGTATGTTTTTATTTCGCGTCGATGATCGCCTCCTCATGGCGGTTGCTGAGTTTTTTTAAATCAATAAATCTCCGGCTCGATCCTCGTTTCAACTTCAGGTTATACCTGCTGGGCATATTTTATAACTTTTTACTCCCCGGAGGTATAGGCGGAGATGGCTACAAAATATACTTGCTAAATAAAACTTATAAACTACCCGCTAAAAAGGTTTTTACTGCCATATTGTTTGACAGGCTGAGCGGGCTATGGGCCATAGGTTTAATCATCGTGTGTTTAAAAGTGTTTATCCCTCAAATACCTATCCATATAGCTATACCGGCGGGTATTTTTTTTGCCGGCACAATTATTTACTATTTTGTTGTTAAAAAATTTTTCAAGGAGTTTGCAAAGCATTTTTTTAAAGGTCATGCAAAAGCCGTTTTAGTGCAAACTTTCCAGGTTTTAACCATTATCATGGTGCTGTTGGGCCAGGATTTTAGCGGGAAATTTGCGCCATACTTACTGGCGTTCCTTGTGTCGGCTATCGCCGCCGTAGTACCGGTAACCATTGGTGGTGCGGGCGCCCGCGAACTGGTATTCCAAAAATCAGCCGATTTTTTCCACATCGATGCAGGGCTTGGCATTTACATCAGTATCTCCTTCTATTTAATATCACTGCTGGTAGCATTAACCGGAATTTACTACCTGCTACGCCCGGAGCGGCTGCAGGAAGGCTTACCAACGGCTGAAGAAATTAAGGAATAG